The Synechococcus sp. MVIR-18-1 region GGGTGCTGCTTATGACGCGTACAACTATGCCTATGTGCTTCCTGGATTTTTATTGATTCTTCTGGGAGGGATCAATGGTCCATTCCATAGCGCCATGGTGAGCGTGCTCAGCCGCCGTCCTCGTGAGGAGGGTGCTCATATTTTGGCCACGTTGAACACGATGGTCAGCGCTCTGCTGCTGGTGGTAACGATCGTTCTCGTGTTGGCAGCTGATCCTCTGATCACGCTTGTTGGCCCTGGTCTCAGTCCGGAGTTGCACCGCATCGCCGCGGTGCAACTGCAAGTGATGGCTCCAATGGCTTTGTTGGCTGGTCTGATCGGCCTTGGCTTTGGATCGCTCAATGCTGCTGATGAGTTCTGGATTCCGGCGATTTCGCCGTTGATGTCCAGCCTCGCGCTCATCGTGGGCATCGGTTTGCTCTGGTGGCAGGCGGGCTCTGCGATCTCAACGCCCGCTCTCGCGCTTTGGGGAGGGGTGGTGTTGGCGTTATCCACCCTGGTGGGAGCGTTTCTGCAATGGCTTCTGCAGCTGCCTGCTCTGATGAAGCAGGGGCTGGTTCAGTTGCGTCTTGCCTGGGATTGGCGGCATCCCGGTGTTCAGGAGGTTTGGCAGGTGATGGGCCCGGCCACTCTGTCGTCGGGAATGCTGCAGATCAACGTGTTCACCGATTTGTTTTTCGCCTCGGGGTTGCTTGGAGCGGCGGCTGGACTTGGTTACGCCAATTTGCTGGTTCAGACGCCGCTGGGGTTGATTTCCAACGCGTTGTTGGTGCCGCTGTTGCCAACCTTTTCCCGTCTCACGGCTCCGCAAGATCGCCCAGAGCTGATCGCTCGCATTCGTCAGGGCTTGATGTTGTCGACGGCTTCGATGCTTCCCCTTGGCGCCTTATTCCTGGCCCTCGCCACTCCCATCGTCGCGTTGGTGTACGAGCGGGGTGCCTTCAATCAAGGAGCGGTGGAGCTCGTGACGGGCTTGTTGATGGCCTATGGACTTGGCATGCCCGCCTATCTCGGCAGAGATGTGTTGGTGCGCGTGTTTTACGCCCTTGGCGACGGCACAACACCGTTTCGCCTTTCGGTGATCGGTATTGGACTCAATGTCGTCTTCGACTGGGCCCTGGTGGGTGGTCCAACGCCTTGGGGGCCTCAACTTCCCTTCAATTTCGGTGCAGCGGGTTTGGTGCTGGCCACCGTCTTGATCAATGTGCTCACCTGCGTCGCCCTGTTGTTGGCCCTGCAGCATCGGCTGAAAGTGTTGCCTTTAAAACAGTGGGGCCTGGATGGTTTGCGCCTCATGGTTGCAGCCGTAGGCGCTGGAATCGTGGCCTGGTTCTTGAGCCAAGGGGTGCGTTGGCCTGTTGATCTTGTGGGACGCCTCCTGCAGGTCGGCCTTTCGGGATCACTGGGGGGGCTGGTGTTTATGGCGTTGGGTCAAGCGTTCGATGTTCAAGAGGTTCGCGAGATCAGCCAAGGCCTAACGCGTCGCTTCATTCGTCGCTGAGACGCACCTCTCGGTCTTCTCGCACCTGGATCGGTAACTCGAGGTGTTGGCGGCCAACGAGCTGGGGCCCTTGCACGGAAAGAATGCGCGCTTCAATTCCAAAGTCGCGAAAGGCGGTTTCCATTTCCTGGATAAGAGCTTTCTCAACCTGGGCTTCGGGATCGACAACCTTCCCGATCAAGCGTTCGCCGAGGCGGCCGATCCGTTGCCGGACCACATCGCGGGCGTTAGTGACCTCGATGATCAGCACGGCAGAGTCCAACAACGTTTCAACCTTATCGGCAGTGTCCTTCGAGAATCTCCTCGAGGTCCGAAAGTTGAGAGGACGGCAACAGACGCGCCATCGGTAAGCGTGCACTTCCTCCACCAATGGGCACTTGAACAGCCTCAAGGGCTTGGCGTGCAGCTACAACTGCGCCTTGGTCGAGTAGCGCGCTGCATTCAATTGCAAGAGCTTCGGCTAAGCCGGCATCTCCCAAGTACAAATGCCATCCAGCCACCTGGATGTAAAGACGGTCGGCCAGCGTCGAGGTGAGGGCGCGTAGATCAGCTGAGTCCAGAGTCATCGTTGTGGAGTCGGAGCGGCTGATTGCATGCTGACTCAGCTTTCGTCTGTGACTGCGTCTTTGCCAGGGCGCAGACGGATCACGACCAGCAGGTGAACAATCAAAACCCCCAGCCAAGCTTCACTCCAAAGGTCGAGATGGCTCCAGGGGTGCCGCATCTCTTGCACAAACCAAAGGCCGCTATTAACAGCGGCAAAGGCCCCGGCGTGGAGGCAGAAATTCACCACCCTGTTGAAATGCCGGTAGGTGGCATTGTTCGGATCGGCGGGTCCGTACCAGCGGAGCGGCATGTGATGACCCTCATTACTGCGTTGATTTTGACGTGTTGATGTCCGTTGGTTGACGAAGGGTGCCTTGGTACGGTCAGATGGTGGCTTCCAAGCGCTTGTAGCTCAGCGGATTAGAGCATCTGACTACGGATCAGAGGGTCGGGAGTTCGAATCTCTCCAGGCGCGCTTCTGAAAACTGCCGATAAGGCAGTTTTTTTTTGAAGATTCGTGTGTGCGAGGGGCCTATTCCCTACGATTCGTGCATTGGTGTTTGAAACGCATGACAGACCGCTCCGCAGCCCCGATTAATGCATCTCTAAAGGCTGCAGACCCTGCCATTGCTGGTTTGATCGATCAAGAGCAGATGCGTCAGGAGACGCATCTTGAGTTGATTGCATCGGAGAACTTCACCTCCAAGGCGGTGATGGAAGCTCAGGGTTCGGTGTTGACGAATAAATACGCCGAGGGGTTGCCCCACAAGCGTTACTACGGCGGCTGTGAGCACGTGGATGCCATTGAAGAATTGGCAATCTCAAGAGCGAAGCAACTTTTTGATGCGGCTTGGGCGAATGTTCAGCCCCATAGCGGAGCGCAGGCAAACTTTGCTGTATTTCTTGCCCTGCTTCAGCCCGGTGACACGATCCTTGGGATGGATCTCAGCCATGGGGGGCACCTCACCCATGGTTCACCGGTGAATGTGAGCGGCAAGTGGTTCAACGTGGTCCAGTACGGCGTTGATCAACAGACGCAGCGCCTTGATATGGAGGCCATTCGCCAGCTGGCTCTGGAGCACAAGCCCAAGCTGATCATTTGTGGATATTCGGCCTATCCACGCGCGATTGACTTTGCTGCGTTCCGCTCGATCGCGGACGAAGTAGGTGCGTACCTGCTGGCAGACATGGCCCATATCGCCGGCCTCGTTGCTGCAGGGGTGCATTCCAGCCCAGTACCTCACTGTGATGTTGTCACCACCACCACGCACAAAACCCTACGCGGCCCCCGTGGTGGCTTGATCCTTTGTCGCGATGCAGAGTTCGCACGCCGATTTGACAAAGCGGTGTTCCCAGGCTCGCAAGGTGGACCGCTTGAGCACGTGATTGCAGCCAAGGCCGTGGCTTTTGGCGAGGCGTTGCAGCCCGACTTCAAGACTTACAGCCGTCAAGTTGTTGCCAATGCTCAGGCACTCGCGGCACGACTTCAGGAGCGAAAGATTGATGTGGTGAGTGGTGGTACGGATAACCACGTGGTGCTTCTCGATTTGCGCAGCATCGGGATGACCGGCAAGGTGGCTGATCTTTTGGTGAGTGATGTGCACATCACGGCCAACAAGAACACGGTTCCCTTTGATCCTGAGTCGCCCTTCGTGACCAGTGGTTTGCGTTTGGGAACGGCTGCTCTCACCACCCGTGGCTTCGATGAGAAGGCCTTCCAAGAGGTTGCTGATGTGATCGCTGATCGCCTTCTGAACCCTGAGGATGACGCCATTCAGGCGCGTTGCTTGGAGCGAGTTGGTGATCTCTGCAAGCGGTTTCCGCTCTATGCCCCTGCTCTGGAACCGGCTCTCGCTTGAGGGCCTTAACAGCCGTGTCTCTCAGCCTTTTTTTGCCTAAGATTCGCTTCTAAAAGATCCTATTTGGTGACCTTCCGCCGGAGTTTTTTGTGACGTTCGCGAGTACTCCTCTCGCAGTCGCTTCGGCGAGTCTTGTGGTCGCTGCTGTGATTACGACTCTGCTCGTCCCCTTAGTGCGGGGGTTGGGTTTGAGATTGGGCCTCACGGATCAGCCTGATTCGCGCAAGCAGCACACCACCCCCATGGTGCGGTTGGGGGGTATCGCTTTAGTTCTGGGCTTTTGTTTGTCCCTTGGGGTGACGTGGTGGATGGGCGGGTTTGGCCTGTTGGCTCCGGCCCGTGACCAGCTCATTTGGACCACGCTTGCTGGCTCTCTCTGTTTTTTCGTGATCGGTCTTTCCGACGATCTGTTTGCTCTGTCTCCTTGGCCGCGCTTGGCAGGTCAGGTTGCCGTTTCGGTGGTTGTTTGGTCCCAGGGCGTCCGGATTGGAGCGATTGATCTGCCTTGGTTAGCCAGCAGCTCTGAAGCTTTGCTGCTTCCTGACCTGCTCAGCTTGGTCGCCACGGTGATTTGGCTGGTGGGGATCACCAATGCAATCAACTGGCTCGATGGCCTTGATGGTTTAGCCGCAGGTGTTGCTGGAATCGCAGCGGTTGGCTTGGTGTCAGTGAGTTTTTCACTCCATCAGTCAGCGGCTGCTTTTCTTGCTGCCGCGTTAGCTGGAAGTTGCCTTGGTTTCCTCCGCCACAACTTCAATCCAGCTCGCATTTTTATGGGTGATGGCGGATCGTATTTTTTGGGATTCACCCTTGCCGCCGTGAGCATTGTTGGCCCGGCGAAAGGGCTCACAACGGTGAGCTTGTTGCTGCCGTTGTTGATTCTTTCGTTGCCCTTGGCCGATATGTCGGCCGTGATTATGGGGCGTCTCAGCGATGGTCGCTCCCCCTTCTATCCAGATCGACGCCATCTGCATCACCGCCTTCTTCGTGCTGGCTTTAGCCATCGCCGCACAGTTGTTTTGATCTACGTGTTTACGCAATGGCTGGCGTCATTGGCCATGGTGGTGGCCAATGTGGAAATGCGTTTTCTCTGGCTTGGGCTGGCTACGGCCATCCTTGTGGCCACGGTTGTGACCATCAATCGTCAGCGTCATCTCGAAGCGGCAGTTGAGTCTTCAGGCTTGGACCCTTCAGACCCTGATCGCCATGGCTGATCGCTCGGACCGCTCTGGTGTTGAGATCCTCTGTGTTGGGACGGAGCTTCTGCTTGGCAACATCCTCAACGGCAATGCCCGTTGGCTGTCAGAGGAGCTTGCCTCCCTTGGCCTTCCTCATTTTCGCCAAACCGTTGTGGGCGACAACCGCGATCGCCTGATTGCCCTGGTTCAGGAGATCGCGCAACGCTCCAGCGTGTTGATCGTGACCGGTGGGCTTGGACCAACCCCGGATGATCTCACCACGGAGGCGATTGCAGCTGCGTTTTCTGTTCCTTTGGAAGAGCGAGCCGAGGTTTGGTCTGACATCGAAGAGAAAGCCCGTAGCCGCGGTCGTACCCCTGGACCTGAAACCCGTCGTCAGGCGCTCTTGCCTGTTGGAGCTGAGGTTTTACGCAATCCAACGGGAACCGCTCCCGGCATGATCTGGACCCCGGTGCCTGGATTCACCGTTCTCACGTTTCCGGGAGTGCCCAGTGAGATGAAAGCGATGTGGAAGGCCACGGCCGCGCCCTGGTTCCGGTCGTCTGGGCTCTCCAAAGGTGTGTTTGTGAGCCGCCTGCTTCATTTCTGGGGAATCGGGGAATCCACGTTGGCCGAACAGGTGGCCGATCTGTTGGATGGGGTTAACCCCACCGTTGCGCCCTATGCCGGCCGCGGAGAGGTGAAGCTCAGGATTACGGCTTGCGCTGATGAGCCCTCGAAGGCTTGGCTGCTGGTGGATCAAACCGAGCATGAGTTGCGCCAGCGCACGGGCAACCTTTGCTTTGGCGTGGATCAAGATTCGCTGGCCTCTGTTGTTTTGAAGCGGCTGGCGCAAGCCGGCCAAACCCTTTCTGTGGCTGAATCCTGCACGGGGGGAGGGTTAGGCGCTCAGCTCACAGCGGTGCCTGGCGCGTCTGCCGTGATGCTGGGCGGGGTGATCTCCTATGCCAATGCCATCAAGCGAGATCTGTTATCCGTGCCTGAACAGCTGCTCGAGCAGCACGGTGCCGTGAGTGCGCCAGTGGCCGAGGCGATGGCGCTGGGTGTTCGTCGTCTCACCGGATCGGATTGGGCGCTTTCGATTACGGGAATCGCCGGCCCTGATGGCGGAACGCTGGAAAAGCCCGTGGGATTGGTGTTTGTTGGTGTTGCTGGGCCGGATGGATGCAGCAGTGAGATGTTGCTCTTGGGCCCCACCCGTGGTCGGGAGTGGATCCGGACCGTTAGCGCTGGTGAGGTTTTGAATTGTCTTCGCTTGCGCTTGCTGGCTCACTCTTAGGAGGAGGGCGAGGAGAAAGAGGGCTGGATGGCGAGATCCAGTGGATTGGATTGAACGCTGCTTGCCTCTAGGGTTTTGAGTGAATTGTCGAGTGGGAATGAGCAGCGGAACCCTGTACGACAAAGTTTGGGATCTTCATCGCGTTTCGGAACTTTCTGGTGGATCCACCCAGCTGTTGATTGGGTTGCATCTGATCCACGAAGTCACGAGCCCTCAGGCTTTTGTGGCCCTGGAAGACAAGGGATTGAAGGTGCGTTGTCCGGAGCGAACGGTGGCAACGGTGGACCACATTGTTCCCACCACCAATCAGGCCAGGCCCTTTGCTGATCCATTGGCGGAGGAGATGCTCAGCACCCTGGAACGCAATTGCAGCAAGCATGGAATCGAGCTCAATGGGATTGGCAGTGGTCGTCAAGGAATCGTGCATGTGATCGCGCCGGAGCTGGGACTAACGCAGCCCGGCATGACGGTGGCCTGCGGCGATTCGCACACGTCAACGCACGGTGCCTTTGGAGCGATCGCCTTTGGTATTGGTACATCTCAGGTTCGTGATGTGCTGGCAAGCCAAAGCTTGGCGATGAACAAACTCAAGGTCCGCCGCCTTTGGGTTGACAATCAGCTGAGCCCAGGGGTGTTTGCTAAAGACTTGATCCTGCATGTGATTCGTTCGCTTGGGGTTAAGGCTGGGGTTGGCCATGCCTATGAGTTCGCCGGACCGGCAATCGACGCTCTTTCGATGGAGGAGCGGATGACCCTCTGCAACATGGCGATTGAGGGGGGCGCTCGCTGCGGCTATGTCAATCCCGACCAGACAACCTTTGACTACTTGGAGGGCCGCCCTTCAGCACCGAGTAGTGAAGCCTGGCAGCGGGCGACGCGTTGGTGGCGTTCCCTGGCATCGAATGCTGATGCCGTCTTTGACGATGAGCTGCGATTTGATGCAGCAACGATTGCCCCAACGGTGACCTGGGGGATTACCCCCGGTCAGGGGATCGGCGTGGATGAGCAGGTCCCCAAGCCTGAGCAACTGGATCCTGCCGATCGACCGATCGCGGAAGAGGCTTACCGCTATATGGATTTAAAGCCTGGCCAGGCCATTGCCGGCGTGCCGGTGGATGTCTGCTTTATCGGCAGTTGCACGAATGGTCGCTTGAGTGATCTCAAGGCGGCGGCGGCTGTGGCACGGGGGAGGCAAGTGGCTGCTGGGATCAAGGCCTTTGTGGTTCCGGGCTCCGAGCAGGTGGCTCGTGCTGCTGAGGCGGAAGGCCTTGACCAAGTGTTTCGCGATGCGGGATTTGAGTGGCGTGAGCCTGGTTGCTCGATGTGCCTCGCGATGAATCCTGACCGTCTTGAGGGGCGTCAGATCAGTGCGAGTTCCAGTAATCGCAACTTCAAAGGCCGCCAGGGATCAGCCAGCGGGCGCACCTTGCTGATGAGCCCTGCCATGGTCGCCGCCGCTGCGGTAACTGGTCATGTCAGCGATGTTCGCTTGCTCGGGGTCTGATCTTCGGCTGTGGCGGGAGAGTCCCGCACTCTTTCAGTGTTTTGGTTGCTGTTTTATTTCTCAAGATCCTTCATGACGCAGACCCACGATTTTCCCCAAGGCCTAATTACCAAGATTGAGGGCCGCGCCCTTGTCTTGCGGGGTGATGACATCGATACCGATCGGATTATTCCGGCTCGATTTCTGAAATGCGTGAGTTTTGAGGCGCTCGGCGCTCAGGTCTTTGCTGACGACCGAAAGGAGCTCGACGGAGGCCATCCTTTTGACCTTCCTGCGCATCAGGGAGCCTCGATTTTGGTGGTGAATGACAACTTCGGTTGTGGCTCGAGTCGTGAGCATGCCCCGCAAGCCTTAATGCGTTGGGGGATCCGTGCCCTGATTGGGGTGAGTTTTGCGGAAATTTTTTATGGCAATTGCTTGGCCTTAGGAATCCCTTGTGCTAAAGCCAGTCAGGACCAGGTGCGTGCTTTGCAAGATGCAATGGCCCAAGACCCTGCAGCAACCTGGACCTTCGACCTGGAGACCTCCAGTTGCAGCAGTGATCTTGGTCATTGGTCGATCGAAGTGGATCCAGGACCGCGCGATATGTTGCTTTCAGGCCGTTGGGATGCAACGGGGCAGCTTTTGTCTCGGGATGCGGAGCTGCAGAGCACGCTCGATCGGCTTCCTTACTTAAACGGGTTCCGAACGGATACGGCAGACACTTGATTTAGTGTCTATGAAGGAAGAAGCGGCATCGACGTCATGACATTCCTTATGAAGCGCATCTGGTGTGCTTTTAGCTCGATGGCCCTGTTGCTCGGACCCTCGGCTGTTGAGGCGGGCTCGGTGACAGCGATTGCGGTTGAGCCTTTTGGTACCCCGCTTGAACGTTTGCTTAAGAGTGGCGCTTGTCACGGATGTGATTTACGCGATGCCGATCTACGCGGCCATCATCTGATCGGGGCTGATTTGCGTGATGCTGATCTACGCGGGGCAAAGCTCAATGGGGCGAATCTTGAAGGGGCCGATTTGAGTGGTGCCAGGCTTGATGGCGCTCGTTTGCAGGGTGCGATGTTGAGCAATGCCGATCTCTCAGGCACTGATCTCCGCGATGCCGACTTACGCGATTCGGTTGTGATCAATGCCTATGCACCTGGAGTGCAAACCGAGGGAATGCAGTTTGCAGGGTCTGATCTCACCGGAAGTCATTTGATCTATGGCGGTGGTCCTGATGACGAAGCCACAGATTTTTAGAAAAAGAGATTAAAAGGGGCGGCTGTCGAGCTCGTTTGATGGGTTGTAAGGGACGAAAGGCACTCCAGTTCCCGTGAAGTTGAAATCATTCAGGCGGAATCTGAATCCGCCTACCCCTTGATAGGGATTGAAGTAGAAGCCAAAGTCATAAGAGCGGCGCTGCCAGCGCAGTTCAATGTTGGAATTGATCACATCGCCATAAAATTCTGAAGCGGGATCAATATTTAAGCCTATGCCTGCATTAATAATCAAAGGCCCTGCAATCTGTTGTGTTATGCCAAGTCCCAAAGTTCCCAGGTCAATGGCTTGGTCAAAGCTGAATGGACTGGAGCCTTGTTTAAGAGTTCCCCCTCCAGTGATAGACAGCCGGGTGTAATCAAGGAAAGGTTTGCTAAATGTACCCAAGGTGAGAGTGGGTCCACCACTGAGGCTAATGGTGGTTTGACGTTCGCCATCGCCGTAGGCAGCTAAGAGTGTGTTGATGTTGGTGTTGAAGGCCAAGCCTGGAACGATGGCAACCGGGGAGTAGCGATAGGCCGCTTGAGGCGTTAAAGCTACATGTTGACCACGCCAGATTGGATAACTACTGTTTAGAGAACCGTAAAAGTTCGCTCGCCATAAATCGGTGAGATTTTCACTTTCAAATTGTTCGGCTTGATAATTTCCAGCTCCGATGCGCCAGATATAGTTGTTGGTTAGCTTTGCGACGTTGAAAGCTCCTCTTTGTTCGAGGAAGCTGCCGAAGGCGGAGTAAACATCAGTCTCTCCTAATGATCCGTTATAAGCGCGATATCGATAGGCAGAAAATGCTCTTACTTTGGCTTCGCCGATCCAGGGGAGATTAACGCTTTTCCTTAATTCGCCCCAAAAGCGACTCCCATTCATGAAATTGGCAGGATTGAAAGTACTTATATCAGCATTAGCTTCAGCTTCCCACCCCCAGATCTTGCTGGTTAACTCTGCCTCTAATCCGAAAACATCACTAGCATTTAGCGGTTGACTTACAGTGCCACTAGCAATCGAGCTGCCAGGCTCTACGTAGCTATTTGTTTTTCCATTGATGGCTCGTTGTAAAAGGATTTGTGGTTGAAGGCTCAGCAGAGTGTTTTTGCTTAGTTCGAACGGCTTGATATCCCGTCCAACGAAAAAGCCATCTCGATCTTCGTTGTCGATCCCGAATACCCAACGATTTTCAACTTCTTCCTCTTTTGTGATGCGTTGCGTCCGGCTTACTGGGATAGGGAGGCGTTCCTCCACGATCAATCGATTGCGTTGGCTCTCAATCAGGATGTCCCCATTGGGTTGCTCTTTAGCGATGACATCTTCGGCATCAATTCTTGTTTGAGCAGGTGTAAATGGATCATTCGTAAAACCCATCCGTTTGGCTTTCCAGCCGTCAGGTGAGATTGAAACCTGTGATGCTTGAATTCGCCATCGGCTGATTGAGCCAGAGATCAGCGGAGTACTGCCGAGGTTATTGAGCTGAGACGGTCCAGCTCCACCAAATTGATTGCTTTCTCTAACTGCATTGTTGTTAATTCCTCCAGGCACTCCAAATCGTCGTTCAATCGTGAGAGTTTGTTGGAACTGAATGCTGTCGACTCTTTGATCGATCATGGCGATCGCTTGTACGCGCAACTCCTCCTGTTCACGTGGAGACATCTCTGAGTAACGCGACTGAGCAAGCGGTTGAACGGGCTGCACTACTTGCTTCCCGCCAGTGCCGAGGGTGATTTCTTCGAGCTTCTCGTTCAGCGTGAGCAGGGGCGGTCGGGTGGCGCGATCAGGATCTGGGCAGCCCAAAGGAGGCGGCACATCGGCGATTTGGGTTGAAATGGGATCTTCGCCCCAGCGGTAGCGCAAACCGAGGAGGTAAGCATTGCTTCCTTCTTTCACTCCGCTGTAGGTGCCAAACGCTCCGGAGCGATGGTGAATCCTTCCGACTAATGAAAGCTGATCAGAGACTGAGGCTTCGAGCTCGAAGGCCAAGTAGTTCAGCAGCTGGGTGTAGTTCTCCCGATATGTGCGTTCGTAGTTACTCACCGAGGAGTTGAAACTGATTCCTTCCACAAACCCAAAGCTCAGCCAAGGCTGCAGCCAGAGTCGTGCCCCAAGGCCAACGATCGCTTCTCCAAACA contains the following coding sequences:
- a CDS encoding pentapeptide repeat-containing protein, encoding MTFLMKRIWCAFSSMALLLGPSAVEAGSVTAIAVEPFGTPLERLLKSGACHGCDLRDADLRGHHLIGADLRDADLRGAKLNGANLEGADLSGARLDGARLQGAMLSNADLSGTDLRDADLRDSVVINAYAPGVQTEGMQFAGSDLTGSHLIYGGGPDDEATDF
- a CDS encoding DUF3769 domain-containing protein: MSAFSPITRIAGSLAVAAALTGAPVHSQSVGSSLEKIETVEAELESTDHSFSEAGPVPIDVEPVVLPSPTANPQDSAETSQPSNAKPPEEIDLKADRQSFDARRGLFVAEGNVQAQLRGGMLQADRVEFDSNFNTLFARGSVRLRRGSQYFQASTFRYSLIQNSGELEDVYGVLELDELSAGFQSSPQAVEPPTKQTLPVLESSGLGFPTALAMELGGRTAGQISDQPSGDSIWDTELAPTPTWEVPEPATEISASTSTDSDMACPVPLPPIPDWHPHPWAVTAWGGQMIDSNFGDTFLFNGRMREEYLLGVSMQKRIWRAGPFALELEADLFGHQAFKQPGGPFNQAVPNADTPDQLFGEAIVGLGARLWLQPWLSFGFVEGISFNSSVSNYERTYRENYTQLLNYLAFELEASVSDQLSLVGRIHHRSGAFGTYSGVKEGSNAYLLGLRYRWGEDPISTQIADVPPPLGCPDPDRATRPPLLTLNEKLEEITLGTGGKQVVQPVQPLAQSRYSEMSPREQEELRVQAIAMIDQRVDSIQFQQTLTIERRFGVPGGINNNAVRESNQFGGAGPSQLNNLGSTPLISGSISRWRIQASQVSISPDGWKAKRMGFTNDPFTPAQTRIDAEDVIAKEQPNGDILIESQRNRLIVEERLPIPVSRTQRITKEEEVENRWVFGIDNEDRDGFFVGRDIKPFELSKNTLLSLQPQILLQRAINGKTNSYVEPGSSIASGTVSQPLNASDVFGLEAELTSKIWGWEAEANADISTFNPANFMNGSRFWGELRKSVNLPWIGEAKVRAFSAYRYRAYNGSLGETDVYSAFGSFLEQRGAFNVAKLTNNYIWRIGAGNYQAEQFESENLTDLWRANFYGSLNSSYPIWRGQHVALTPQAAYRYSPVAIVPGLAFNTNINTLLAAYGDGERQTTISLSGGPTLTLGTFSKPFLDYTRLSITGGGTLKQGSSPFSFDQAIDLGTLGLGITQQIAGPLIINAGIGLNIDPASEFYGDVINSNIELRWQRRSYDFGFYFNPYQGVGGFRFRLNDFNFTGTGVPFVPYNPSNELDSRPF
- the glyA gene encoding serine hydroxymethyltransferase — encoded protein: MTDRSAAPINASLKAADPAIAGLIDQEQMRQETHLELIASENFTSKAVMEAQGSVLTNKYAEGLPHKRYYGGCEHVDAIEELAISRAKQLFDAAWANVQPHSGAQANFAVFLALLQPGDTILGMDLSHGGHLTHGSPVNVSGKWFNVVQYGVDQQTQRLDMEAIRQLALEHKPKLIICGYSAYPRAIDFAAFRSIADEVGAYLLADMAHIAGLVAAGVHSSPVPHCDVVTTTTHKTLRGPRGGLILCRDAEFARRFDKAVFPGSQGGPLEHVIAAKAVAFGEALQPDFKTYSRQVVANAQALAARLQERKIDVVSGGTDNHVVLLDLRSIGMTGKVADLLVSDVHITANKNTVPFDPESPFVTSGLRLGTAALTTRGFDEKAFQEVADVIADRLLNPEDDAIQARCLERVGDLCKRFPLYAPALEPALA
- a CDS encoding glycosyltransferase family 4 protein, with translation MTFASTPLAVASASLVVAAVITTLLVPLVRGLGLRLGLTDQPDSRKQHTTPMVRLGGIALVLGFCLSLGVTWWMGGFGLLAPARDQLIWTTLAGSLCFFVIGLSDDLFALSPWPRLAGQVAVSVVVWSQGVRIGAIDLPWLASSSEALLLPDLLSLVATVIWLVGITNAINWLDGLDGLAAGVAGIAAVGLVSVSFSLHQSAAAFLAAALAGSCLGFLRHNFNPARIFMGDGGSYFLGFTLAAVSIVGPAKGLTTVSLLLPLLILSLPLADMSAVIMGRLSDGRSPFYPDRRHLHHRLLRAGFSHRRTVVLIYVFTQWLASLAMVVANVEMRFLWLGLATAILVATVVTINRQRHLEAAVESSGLDPSDPDRHG
- a CDS encoding competence/damage-inducible protein A; translation: MADRSDRSGVEILCVGTELLLGNILNGNARWLSEELASLGLPHFRQTVVGDNRDRLIALVQEIAQRSSVLIVTGGLGPTPDDLTTEAIAAAFSVPLEERAEVWSDIEEKARSRGRTPGPETRRQALLPVGAEVLRNPTGTAPGMIWTPVPGFTVLTFPGVPSEMKAMWKATAAPWFRSSGLSKGVFVSRLLHFWGIGESTLAEQVADLLDGVNPTVAPYAGRGEVKLRITACADEPSKAWLLVDQTEHELRQRTGNLCFGVDQDSLASVVLKRLAQAGQTLSVAESCTGGGLGAQLTAVPGASAVMLGGVISYANAIKRDLLSVPEQLLEQHGAVSAPVAEAMALGVRRLTGSDWALSITGIAGPDGGTLEKPVGLVFVGVAGPDGCSSEMLLLGPTRGREWIRTVSAGEVLNCLRLRLLAHS
- the leuD gene encoding 3-isopropylmalate dehydratase small subunit is translated as MTQTHDFPQGLITKIEGRALVLRGDDIDTDRIIPARFLKCVSFEALGAQVFADDRKELDGGHPFDLPAHQGASILVVNDNFGCGSSREHAPQALMRWGIRALIGVSFAEIFYGNCLALGIPCAKASQDQVRALQDAMAQDPAATWTFDLETSSCSSDLGHWSIEVDPGPRDMLLSGRWDATGQLLSRDAELQSTLDRLPYLNGFRTDTADT
- a CDS encoding DUF3181 family protein — protein: MTLDSADLRALTSTLADRLYIQVAGWHLYLGDAGLAEALAIECSALLDQGAVVAARQALEAVQVPIGGGSARLPMARLLPSSQLSDLEEILEGHCR
- the murJ gene encoding murein biosynthesis integral membrane protein MurJ, producing MARSLKRIALVVTYGTLLSKVGGLVRQLVIAAAFGVGAAYDAYNYAYVLPGFLLILLGGINGPFHSAMVSVLSRRPREEGAHILATLNTMVSALLLVVTIVLVLAADPLITLVGPGLSPELHRIAAVQLQVMAPMALLAGLIGLGFGSLNAADEFWIPAISPLMSSLALIVGIGLLWWQAGSAISTPALALWGGVVLALSTLVGAFLQWLLQLPALMKQGLVQLRLAWDWRHPGVQEVWQVMGPATLSSGMLQINVFTDLFFASGLLGAAAGLGYANLLVQTPLGLISNALLVPLLPTFSRLTAPQDRPELIARIRQGLMLSTASMLPLGALFLALATPIVALVYERGAFNQGAVELVTGLLMAYGLGMPAYLGRDVLVRVFYALGDGTTPFRLSVIGIGLNVVFDWALVGGPTPWGPQLPFNFGAAGLVLATVLINVLTCVALLLALQHRLKVLPLKQWGLDGLRLMVAAVGAGIVAWFLSQGVRWPVDLVGRLLQVGLSGSLGGLVFMALGQAFDVQEVREISQGLTRRFIRR
- the leuC gene encoding 3-isopropylmalate dehydratase large subunit; amino-acid sequence: MSSGTLYDKVWDLHRVSELSGGSTQLLIGLHLIHEVTSPQAFVALEDKGLKVRCPERTVATVDHIVPTTNQARPFADPLAEEMLSTLERNCSKHGIELNGIGSGRQGIVHVIAPELGLTQPGMTVACGDSHTSTHGAFGAIAFGIGTSQVRDVLASQSLAMNKLKVRRLWVDNQLSPGVFAKDLILHVIRSLGVKAGVGHAYEFAGPAIDALSMEERMTLCNMAIEGGARCGYVNPDQTTFDYLEGRPSAPSSEAWQRATRWWRSLASNADAVFDDELRFDAATIAPTVTWGITPGQGIGVDEQVPKPEQLDPADRPIAEEAYRYMDLKPGQAIAGVPVDVCFIGSCTNGRLSDLKAAAAVARGRQVAAGIKAFVVPGSEQVARAAEAEGLDQVFRDAGFEWREPGCSMCLAMNPDRLEGRQISASSSNRNFKGRQGSASGRTLLMSPAMVAAAAVTGHVSDVRLLGV